Sequence from the Desulfatiglans sp. genome:
ATTTTTCCTATAACGACTTTTTTACCGTAACCTATTATCGAGGCATTAAACCGCAGGATAAAAAATTAAAAACTCCGGAGAAAAGTTCCCAGAAAAGTTCCCAGAAAATTATCGAACACATGGAAGCTGCACCTGAAATCACTATCCAAGAATTAGCGGAAAGGCTTGGTATCAGTGATCGCGCTGTCAAGAAGCAGATAAAACTCCTGAAGGCAAACGGATTGATTTCCCGAATAGGGCCAGATAAAGGTGGGTATTGGGTAGTTGAGAAGACTGATAAAATACCTGAACCTTGATTTGGGGTAAAATTGTCGATAAGTATTAGTGGGGTATTAATAATTTTTTCCTCATAACAGGGTACTATTATGAAAAAACAGATTGAACTTGCTATAAACCCTGAAAATATTACAGACAGGGAACATCATAAAAGAGTTGCCGCTCAGCAGTTGGGAGTGGATGCGGATGAGATATCTGCCCTTATCCCTGTCCGCCGTTCGATTGATTCAAGAAAAACCCCGGTTTTTAGAACCCTCTTTGATGTTTATATAAACGAGTCCCCGCTTTTTGCTGAAGAGAAAATAAAATACCAGCCGGTAAAGGGTGATAAAAGGGTTATTGTTGTTGGATTTGGCCCTGGAGGCATGTTTGCCGCATTAAGGCTGATAGAGGCGGGCATCAGGCCTGTTGTGCTTGAGCGGGGTAAGGATGTAACAGCCCGCAGGTTTGATATAAGCGCCATACAGAAAAAGCATATCGTTAATCCTGATTCAAACTTCTGCTTTGGTGAGGGGGGCGCAGGGGCATACAGTGACGGCAAGCTATATACCCGTTCCACCAAGAGGGGCGATGTAAAAAGGATATTAAAGATACTTGTACAGCATGGGGCAGACCCTGATATCATGGTTGACACACACCCGCACATAGGCTCAAACAGGCTGCCAGGTATCGTATCAGGAATTCGGGAGACGATTCTATCCTGCGATGGTGAGATCAATTTTAAAAGCCGTGTAACAGACCTGATCATCAAAGACAAATCGGTAAAAGGGGTGATTGTAAACGACTCAATGGAATTTACAGGTGACAGTGTGATACTTGCCACAGGCCATTCCGCGGTTGATATCTATTACATGCTTAAAAACCATGATATCCGGCTTGAGGCAAAGCCCTTTGCCATGGGGGTAAGGATAGAACACCCGCAGGCGCTGATCAATGAGATACAGTATCATTCAAAAGATTACCGCAAGAACCTGCCCGCAGCCACCTATTCCCTTGCATGCCAGACAGACGAAAGGGGGGTCTTTTCATTCTGCATGTGCCCTGGCGGTATAATCGTTCCTGCTGCCACAGCACCTGATGAGCAGGTGGTAAACGGCATGTCAGTATCAAGGCGCGACTCACCTTATGCAAACAGCGGGTTTGTTGTTACTGTTGATGAAAAAGACTGGGCCATACACCAGAATGAAGTTGAGTTTGCGGGCCTGAAATTACGCATGGAACTGGAAAGGCAGGCGTTCATGCTGGGGGGTAACTCACAGACTGCACCCGCACAGAGGGCTGATGATTTTATAAAGGGGAGGCAGAGTTCAACATTAAACGCCTCTTCATACATACCCGGTATTGTCTCTGTACCCATGCATGAAAGACTGCCCCTGTTCATGGTTAAAGG
This genomic interval carries:
- a CDS encoding FAD-binding protein, encoding MKKQIELAINPENITDREHHKRVAAQQLGVDADEISALIPVRRSIDSRKTPVFRTLFDVYINESPLFAEEKIKYQPVKGDKRVIVVGFGPGGMFAALRLIEAGIRPVVLERGKDVTARRFDISAIQKKHIVNPDSNFCFGEGGAGAYSDGKLYTRSTKRGDVKRILKILVQHGADPDIMVDTHPHIGSNRLPGIVSGIRETILSCDGEINFKSRVTDLIIKDKSVKGVIVNDSMEFTGDSVILATGHSAVDIYYMLKNHDIRLEAKPFAMGVRIEHPQALINEIQYHSKDYRKNLPAATYSLACQTDERGVFSFCMCPGGIIVPAATAPDEQVVNGMSVSRRDSPYANSGFVVTVDEKDWAIHQNEVEFAGLKLRMELERQAFMLGGNSQTAPAQRADDFIKGRQSSTLNASSYIPGIVSVPMHERLPLFMVKGLREALIQFDKRMHGFSSNDAQLIGVETRTSTPVRIPRDKITYMHPGIKGFFPCGEGAGYAGGIVSAAIDGENCAEAAMKYVLNN